Within bacterium, the genomic segment CGGTTTTCATATGGTCTTTAGACGAAAGCTTTCATAAAAACTAGCTTGCAAATCGTGATTTTGCCCTCATTATGCCATTGGTAACGGCCGCAGTCAGTAGTCGGGTCGGGCAAGATTTAGTCAAAAACTCATCAATTACTTTGGCTTTGATCATGTTGTCCATTTCGGCTTCTACTTCAGAATATCCGGAATAAATAATATTGTAAGTGCGGAATTCAGGATAAAGTTCTTTAACTTTCATTAAGAACTGAAGACCGTTCATCTCAGGCATTCTATGGTCACTGATAATGACAGAGACCTTTTTGTTCGTTTCTAACTCTTTGATCGCGTTCTTTGGTTCGGTAAAAGTCAAGACATGAAAGTCGTCTTCAAATAAAAGGCGGAGTGATTTGCCGATTTCCGGATCATCGTCTACGCACATTATGGTGTCGATTAGCATAAGACCTCTTTTTCTTTTATATGTTGATTTGTATGGGAAATCGGGAGAGTTATGATAAATTCCGTTCCT encodes:
- a CDS encoding response regulator, translating into MLIDTIMCVDDDPEIGKSLRLLFEDDFHVLTFTEPKNAIKELETNKKVSVIISDHRMPEMNGLQFLMKVKELYPEFRTYNIIYSGYSEVEAEMDNMIKAKVIDEFLTKSCPTRLLTAAVTNGIMRAKSRFAS